In Malus sylvestris chromosome 15, drMalSylv7.2, whole genome shotgun sequence, a single genomic region encodes these proteins:
- the LOC126602943 gene encoding uncharacterized protein LOC126602943, translated as MQSEHHDESSHRGSVTGRSYVHRDREDCHDRMMKDYFIKRPRFPSHDFRRRFRMRRELFESILNAFVNHDHYFARRLDATGRHGLSPHQKLTSAFRMLANGCSADSTDEYCRLAESIAIENLKHFCKAIEGIYRATYLCNPNR; from the coding sequence ATGCAATCTGAGCACCATGACGAATCTAGCCATCGTGGTTCTGTCACGGGGCGTTCATATGTGCATCGTGATAGAGAAGACTGTCATGACCGAATGATGAAAGATTATTTCATCAAGCGTCCGAGATTTCCTTCTCATGATTTTCGGAGGCGGTTTCGGATGAGGAGAGAGCTTTTTGAAAGCATCTTGAATGCATTTGTTAATCACGACCACTACTTTGCAAGAAGGCTAGATGCCACAGGCCGACATGGTCTATCACCTCATCAGAAGCTCACATCTGCTTTTCGCATGCTAGCTAATGGGTGCTCTGCAGACTCAACTGACGAGTATTGCCGACTTGCAGAAAGTATTGCTATTGAGAACCTGAAGCACTTTTGTAAGGCAATTGAAGGCATATATAGAGCCACATACCTCTGCAACCCAAATCGTTAA